The Terriglobia bacterium genome includes the window GCATGGCGGGCACTTTGCCATCCTGGCGACGGGCGTTGATAACCTCACTTTAGATAACTTGAAGATAGATACGAACCGCGACGGGATTGATATTGATGCTTGTCGCAACGTGCGGGTCTCGAATTGCAGTGTCAACTCGCCCTTCGATGACGCGATCTGCCCGAAAAGCTCGTATGCGCTCGGCTTTGCGCGGGCGACGGAAAACGTGACCATCACGAATTGTCAGGTCAGCGGCTACGACGAAGGCACGTTTCTCGATGGCACTTACAAGCGCGAGTACCACCGATATGATCGAAACAGCTCGACGGGACGTATCAAATTCGGGACCGAATCGAACGGCGGCTTCAAGAATATTACGATCTCCAACAGCGTCTTCGATTACTGTCGCGGCCTGGCGCTGGAATCGGTCGACGGCGGGTTACTCGAAGATGTGACCATCAATAACATCACGATGCGCGACATCACGAATGCCCCGATCTTTCTCCGGCTCGGCAGCCGTCTCCGGGGGCCGAAAGAAGCGACGAGGGTGGGCCGAATCCGGCGCGTGATCATCAGCAATGTGGTCGTTTACAATGCGAATCCCCGGTACGGCTCGATCATCAGCGGTATTCCCGGCTATGACATTGAAGATTTAAAGCTGAGCAATATCCGCATCGACTACCAGGGCGGCGGCACCCGGGAGCAAGCGGCACTTGAGCCGCCCGAGAAGGAGAATGACTATCCCGAGCCAACGATGTTCGGAGAGATCCCGGCCTATGGCTTCTTCATCCGCCATGTGAAGAGGGTCGAGATGAACCATGTCGAGGTCGGCTTCATGAAAGATGACCTGCGGCCCGCCTTCGTTCTGACCGATGTGAAAGACGCGGAGTTCAATCACGTCAAAGCACAAGCCGTGGTCGCGGTGCCGGTCTTCGCGCTCAAGAATGTGGAGAACTTCAGTACTCACCAGTGCCGGCCGGTGCCTGACATACGGCTTGAGCGCGTAAAGCAAGAGAATTTGTTTATGAAGTCAGAACGGCCGGAAGCTCGCTGAAAAAGAATGTCAGTACCTAACCCGAATGGCCTGCAGAGAAGCTGGGACTATTGGCTCTATGACTTTGAACTCCTGGCCGACGTGGCGGGTTGGACCTGGATTCCCGCTATTCGACTTTGGACCTTGGACTTTCAACTTGTTTCCCTCTTCCCTATCACCTAAAACCTATCACCTATTCCCTATCCCCTATCACCAAAGCCCTCCGCGCTCCCTGGGGTAAATACAGTGTGATTCTCCAAGAAACGCCGCCGATCCTCATCAATCCAAAGGATGGCTCCTCGCTTGGTTTCTAATTGTGAAATTGTCATAGCCTGACCCCAAAATTCCGCTCCAATATTTACTCTGCCGCCACATGAGTGCCTGAGGAACCGACATCGCTGTCCCATTCTGGACAGACAGAAAATATTCCTGAGGTGTAGTGTATTTTGACTGGTTGTTACGATCGCAACGTTTCTCGCTCATTGTCACGGCTAGGAGGATCAATATGCCCACTGAAAAGGAAATGACTGATAAAGACATCAGCCTAAAAATCACTATTCTCCAACAGGACGGCACCCCTTACCCGGGGACGGTCGACATCGAATTCCAGCACCAGACCCTCGCCGATCGCTATGAACTGCATTCAGCAGACGGCTCCAAAGCCATCAACGTCGCCGGACTACACCGCGCTCCGCAAGGACTGTACAAGGTCACCGTTACTTCCACAGCCTTCTTTGCGCCGACCAGCCAATTCGTTACCGTTCCGGCGTCCGGTTTTGCCACCGTGACATTCAAACTCGAGCATGGCGAGGATATTGTAATGGAACCACCGCATCTCAAAGAGCGCGCCAACTTCCGCTCGCTCATCCTTACCAACCCGAATTACTTCGGCAACATTGCCAAGAGCCCCTACAAGCCGGTGATAAACATCTCCGGCAATACCTTCTATGAAGAGATTGGTTGCGTAGGCTTCGAACCGCAACTCAGCCTTCTGGAAGCCGTCGTCTACATAAAGCAGATCACCGGGTATGCCGGCGGAGTCTGCTCCAATGGCTCGAAGGAGTACGTTCGTTTCTATCTCTCGT containing:
- a CDS encoding glycoside hydrolase family 28 protein; this encodes MTAFGQQPGFPSKDGQGSRPQSSIAGQYDVRAFGAKGDGKTVDTPAINRAIEVAAAEGGGTVHFPAGTYLCFSIHLKSHITLYLDQGATIVAADPSEVKGGYDLPEPNPWDKYQDFGHSHWHNSLIWGEGLEDVSILGPGMIWGKGLVRNGEESRTRAQNDALRDVPTDPTAAPFGYPNLRDAVEPGWGNKAISLKLCRNVVIRDVTISHGGHFAILATGVDNLTLDNLKIDTNRDGIDIDACRNVRVSNCSVNSPFDDAICPKSSYALGFARATENVTITNCQVSGYDEGTFLDGTYKREYHRYDRNSSTGRIKFGTESNGGFKNITISNSVFDYCRGLALESVDGGLLEDVTINNITMRDITNAPIFLRLGSRLRGPKEATRVGRIRRVIISNVVVYNANPRYGSIISGIPGYDIEDLKLSNIRIDYQGGGTREQAALEPPEKENDYPEPTMFGEIPAYGFFIRHVKRVEMNHVEVGFMKDDLRPAFVLTDVKDAEFNHVKAQAVVAVPVFALKNVENFSTHQCRPVPDIRLERVKQENLFMKSERPEAR